Proteins from a single region of Deltaproteobacteria bacterium:
- a CDS encoding molybdopterin-dependent oxidoreductase, whose amino-acid sequence MASANPNQYVGLAARSKEGPRLVSGKGRYTDDFTEPGMLQAVFLRSPHAHARIVGVDAQAALSRSDVFAVVTPEDIKRDTKPFRPGRYAAGLKKPIAEYAGAVDKVRYVGEPVGAVAAKDRSIAEDVLESIAVDYEILPANTDVHKAMAGEDASVIYEELGANLAWQGTLEYGDTEKAFREADRVVREDLKIHRYSSTPLEPLACIASYDRFSRKLTVRTNTQVPENIYDALRDALEIDDIRVIIPDIGGGFGQKIHLIRKYVVIVALLAIKSGRPVKWIEDRNEHMMAAGHACEQHFDVEAAVKNDGTVDGLRFKEIDDVGGSISTLTIHFTNKLNNLSNTYKVQNIRADGYSVVTNRCPVIPNRGIGKPGMCYIWERIIDRVAQDLDMDPSEVRFRNLVQPEQMPYTTPNGNVYDSGDYPGLLKRALEKVDYPALKEEQARER is encoded by the coding sequence ATGGCTAGCGCGAATCCGAACCAATACGTGGGCCTTGCCGCGCGCAGCAAGGAAGGGCCGCGGCTCGTCAGCGGGAAGGGTCGGTACACCGACGACTTCACCGAGCCCGGCATGTTGCAGGCGGTGTTCCTGCGGAGCCCCCACGCGCACGCGCGCATCGTCGGGGTGGACGCCCAGGCGGCCCTGAGCCGCTCGGACGTGTTCGCGGTGGTCACCCCCGAGGACATCAAGCGGGACACCAAGCCCTTCCGCCCCGGCCGCTACGCCGCGGGCCTCAAGAAGCCCATCGCGGAATACGCCGGCGCGGTGGACAAGGTGCGCTACGTGGGCGAGCCCGTGGGGGCGGTGGCGGCCAAGGACCGGAGCATCGCGGAGGACGTTCTCGAATCCATCGCCGTGGATTACGAGATCCTCCCGGCCAACACCGACGTCCACAAGGCCATGGCCGGCGAGGACGCCTCGGTCATCTACGAAGAGCTGGGTGCCAACCTGGCCTGGCAGGGTACCCTGGAATACGGCGACACCGAGAAGGCGTTCCGGGAGGCGGACCGGGTGGTGCGGGAGGACCTCAAGATCCACCGCTACAGCTCGACACCGCTGGAGCCGCTGGCGTGCATCGCCTCTTACGACCGCTTCAGCCGCAAACTCACGGTGCGCACCAACACCCAGGTGCCGGAAAACATCTACGACGCGCTCCGGGACGCCCTCGAGATCGACGACATCCGGGTCATCATCCCGGACATCGGCGGCGGCTTCGGCCAGAAGATCCACCTGATCCGCAAGTACGTGGTCATCGTGGCGCTGCTGGCCATCAAGTCGGGCCGGCCCGTCAAGTGGATCGAGGACCGCAACGAGCACATGATGGCCGCGGGCCACGCGTGCGAGCAGCACTTCGACGTCGAAGCCGCGGTGAAGAACGACGGCACGGTGGACGGGCTGCGCTTCAAGGAGATCGACGACGTGGGCGGCTCCATCAGCACGCTCACCATCCACTTCACCAACAAGCTCAACAACCTGAGCAACACCTACAAGGTGCAGAACATCCGCGCCGACGGCTACTCGGTGGTCACCAACCGCTGTCCGGTGATCCCCAACCGCGGCATCGGCAAGCCGGGCATGTGCTACATCTGGGAGCGCATCATCGACCGGGTGGCCCAGGACCTGGACATGGACCCCTCCGAGGTGCGCTTCAGGAACCTGGTGCAGCCGGAGCAGATGCCCTACACCACCCCCAACGGCAACGTCTACGACAGCGGCGACTATCCCGGCCTGCTGAAGCGGGCGCTGGAAAAGGTGGACTACCCGGCACTCAAGGAAGAGCAGGCGCGGGAGCG